One genomic window of Cellulophaga sp. Hel_I_12 includes the following:
- the gldI gene encoding gliding motility-associated peptidyl-prolyl isomerase GldI has protein sequence MKYLLFFILVIFLVGCEGPIARKPVRTSTPKLIKSTVERNKDLLAMEVQIINSLVKKDTLHNYIATANGSWYYYETKNDSTSYIAKNDDLVTLRYTIMTLTNDTIYTADALGIQEIKVDKPSLFKGLRTTFTLLKEGEKATFLFPSSLAFGYHGDDNKIAPNTPIKSSIEILKIEQKQSN, from the coding sequence ATGAAATATCTTTTATTTTTTATCCTTGTGATTTTTCTTGTTGGTTGTGAAGGACCAATCGCTAGAAAACCCGTAAGAACTTCTACGCCGAAACTCATAAAATCAACGGTGGAGCGCAATAAGGACCTATTGGCTATGGAAGTTCAAATTATTAATTCGTTGGTAAAAAAAGATACGCTGCACAATTATATAGCGACAGCTAATGGTTCTTGGTACTATTACGAAACTAAAAACGACAGCACCAGCTATATCGCTAAAAATGATGATCTCGTAACCTTGCGTTATACCATAATGACGCTTACAAACGACACCATTTATACTGCTGATGCCCTAGGTATTCAAGAAATAAAAGTAGATAAGCCCAGTCTTTTTAAAGGATTAAGAACTACGTTTACCTTATTAAAAGAGGGAGAAAAGGCAACTTTTTTGTTCCCGTCTTCTTTAGCTTTTGGCTATCACGGAGATGATAACAAAATTGCCCCTAATACGCCTATTAAATCTTCTATAGAAATTTTAAAAATTGAACAAAAACAATCTAATTAA
- a CDS encoding peptidylprolyl isomerase: MKKTLSAFLFAVVLFSSCKSSKTADLGDGIFADIQTSKGDIIVRLEYEKTPIAVANFISLAEGKSPFVSDSLKGKNYYDGLTFHRVMKDFMIQGGDPLGMGTGGPGYRFANEIHDSLNHNKVGTLAMANTGQPKSNGSQFYITHVPRPDLNGGYTVFGETVVGTEVIDSIANVKTDPRDKPLETVFMNKIVIIRNGKEAKKFDAVAVMTKYFADEEIREKEEAKLAAEREEQMKVAQAAFVATLESQKKTATTLASGLKIHTLTNGTGDKPKIGQTANLFYAGYFEDGRLFDSNILEISKLNGQFNPNREAQGGYQTMPMEVSMDAGVIAGFKEAVMNLKVGEKARVFIPAHLAYGESGRGPIPPNTDLIFDLELVSVD, translated from the coding sequence ATGAAAAAAACACTTAGTGCATTCCTATTCGCTGTCGTCTTATTCTCAAGCTGTAAGTCTAGTAAAACTGCAGATTTAGGCGATGGTATTTTTGCTGATATTCAAACCTCAAAAGGGGATATCATTGTACGTTTAGAATACGAAAAAACACCCATTGCAGTGGCCAATTTTATTTCTTTAGCAGAAGGTAAAAGTCCGTTTGTAAGCGACAGTTTAAAAGGTAAAAACTACTATGATGGCTTAACGTTTCATAGGGTAATGAAAGACTTCATGATTCAAGGTGGTGACCCTTTAGGTATGGGAACTGGCGGCCCTGGTTACCGTTTTGCCAATGAAATACATGACTCTTTGAACCATAATAAAGTAGGAACTCTTGCGATGGCAAATACTGGACAACCAAAATCGAACGGAAGTCAATTTTACATCACTCACGTGCCAAGACCTGATTTAAATGGCGGTTATACGGTTTTTGGTGAAACTGTAGTAGGTACCGAAGTTATAGACTCTATTGCCAATGTAAAAACAGATCCTAGAGATAAGCCTTTAGAAACTGTTTTTATGAATAAAATTGTCATTATTCGCAATGGAAAAGAAGCCAAAAAATTTGATGCTGTTGCCGTTATGACCAAATATTTTGCTGACGAAGAAATTAGAGAAAAAGAAGAAGCTAAATTAGCGGCTGAACGCGAAGAACAAATGAAAGTAGCCCAAGCGGCTTTTGTAGCAACGCTAGAATCACAAAAGAAAACGGCTACCACATTAGCTTCTGGATTAAAAATACATACCCTTACCAATGGCACCGGTGATAAGCCAAAAATTGGACAGACTGCCAATTTATTCTACGCTGGTTATTTTGAAGATGGCCGTCTTTTTGATAGCAATATTTTAGAAATATCGAAACTAAACGGACAGTTTAACCCTAATAGAGAGGCACAAGGTGGATACCAGACCATGCCTATGGAAGTTAGCATGGATGCTGGGGTAATTGCAGGTTTTAAAGAAGCTGTTATGAATTTAAAAGTGGGTGAGAAAGCACGTGTATTTATTCCTGCCCATTTGGCTTATGGTGAATCTGGTAGAGGACCAATTCCACCAAATACCGATTTAATCTTTGATTTAGAATTGGTATCGGTTGATTAA
- a CDS encoding TetR family transcriptional regulator C-terminal domain-containing protein, translating to MAAKTATKKITDDQIIAMYMDYVLEHEMVPKSIYKFCKSNKIQEQDFYTHFGSVETIQQRIWEKFYENTYTLMLENKEYASFSNKDRMLTFFFSMFELLTMNRSYVLFALNEHKGMLKNLSQLKGLRHNIKEFSTSLINEANESKNYKLTKRNPTLFSEGAWIQFLFLLKFWMEDASAGFEKTDVVIEKSVNTIFDVFENTPLDSIIDFGKFLYKEKMV from the coding sequence ATGGCAGCAAAAACAGCAACAAAAAAAATTACAGACGATCAAATTATCGCCATGTATATGGATTATGTTCTAGAGCATGAAATGGTTCCAAAATCAATTTATAAATTTTGTAAGTCGAATAAAATTCAAGAACAAGATTTTTATACGCATTTTGGTTCTGTCGAAACCATACAACAACGTATCTGGGAAAAATTCTACGAGAATACCTATACCTTAATGTTAGAAAATAAAGAATATGCCTCTTTCTCGAATAAAGATAGGATGTTAACTTTTTTCTTTTCTATGTTCGAACTTCTGACCATGAATAGGAGCTATGTATTATTTGCGCTCAATGAGCATAAAGGTATGTTGAAAAATTTGAGCCAATTAAAGGGCTTAAGGCATAATATTAAAGAGTTTTCTACGTCGCTTATCAATGAGGCGAACGAATCTAAAAACTATAAACTAACGAAAAGAAACCCTACGCTATTCTCAGAAGGGGCATGGATTCAATTTTTATTTCTTTTAAAATTTTGGATGGAAGATGCCAGTGCTGGATTTGAGAAAACCGATGTAGTTATTGAAAAATCTGTCAATACTATTTTTGATGTATTTGAAAACACGCCATTAGATAGCATTATAGATTTCGGCAAGTTTTTGTACAAAGAGAAAATGGTTTAA
- a CDS encoding bifunctional oligoribonuclease/PAP phosphatase NrnA: protein MNLADITQLTALLSVPQKIVIVPHKNPDGDAIGSTLGLWHFLKNKGQEATIISPNDFPKFLKWMPGAAAILNFESENSQSKKAIEEATLIFTLDFNHLGRIGQMQPFLEAVKVPIIMIDHHQEPSDYALVTYSDVTMSSTCEMVYNFIDLIGDTSEITPEIANCLYTGIMTDTGSFKYASTTSKTHRIIAELMDKGAKNTYIHNVIFDTNSPSRLHLLGCALKNMVILEGFNTAYITLSQDELDTYKFKKGDTEGFVNYGLTLEGIKFAVIFIENKEEGIIKISLRSEGDFSVNEFARAHFEGGGHTNAAGGKSDLSLEETAKYFVNLLPKYQKELTK from the coding sequence ATGAATTTAGCCGATATTACACAGCTAACAGCACTGTTAAGCGTACCACAAAAAATTGTTATTGTTCCACACAAAAATCCTGATGGAGATGCTATTGGATCTACCTTAGGTTTATGGCATTTTTTAAAAAATAAAGGGCAAGAAGCTACCATTATAAGTCCTAATGATTTTCCAAAATTTTTAAAATGGATGCCCGGAGCTGCTGCTATTTTAAATTTTGAATCAGAAAACAGTCAGTCTAAAAAAGCCATCGAAGAAGCCACTTTAATTTTTACCTTAGACTTTAATCATTTAGGGAGAATAGGTCAAATGCAGCCTTTTCTAGAAGCCGTAAAGGTGCCGATCATCATGATCGATCATCATCAAGAACCATCAGATTACGCCTTGGTCACCTATTCGGATGTGACTATGAGTTCTACCTGCGAGATGGTCTATAATTTTATAGATTTGATAGGAGATACCTCAGAAATAACACCCGAAATTGCCAATTGTTTGTACACGGGTATCATGACAGATACAGGGTCGTTCAAGTATGCATCAACCACCAGTAAAACGCATAGAATTATTGCCGAATTGATGGATAAAGGAGCAAAAAATACCTACATTCATAATGTTATTTTCGATACAAACTCACCTAGTAGGCTACATTTATTAGGCTGTGCCTTAAAAAATATGGTCATCCTTGAAGGGTTTAACACGGCATACATAACCCTCAGCCAAGACGAATTAGATACGTATAAGTTTAAAAAGGGAGATACCGAAGGTTTCGTAAATTACGGACTTACCCTAGAAGGTATAAAGTTTGCCGTTATTTTTATAGAAAATAAAGAAGAGGGTATCATTAAAATATCCTTGCGATCAGAAGGCGACTTTTCGGTAAACGAATTCGCAAGAGCACACTTTGAAGGTGGGGGTCATACGAATGCTGCCGGCGGAAAAAGTGACCTCTCCTTAGAAGAAACTGCAAAGTATTTTGTAAACTTGTTACCGAAATATCAAAAAGAATTGACCAAATAA
- a CDS encoding AarF/ABC1/UbiB kinase family protein — MKTLDRIPTGKIERASKLVKTGVKIGGNYVKYYGKKLVNPELTRDELNEDNAGDIYDGLKTLKGSALKVAQMLSMDKNILPSAYVEKFSLSQFSVPPLSAPLVRKTFKKYLDKYPEEIFDTFDKDSINAASIGQVHKATKANKELAVKIQYPGVAQSISSDLALVKPIAIRMFNLKGKDSDKFFEEVEHKLVEETNYLLEMKQSQEITKACAIIPNMEFPVYYPELSSERIITMDWMHGKHLSEFAKTDFDEATGNKLGQALWDFYMYQIHGLRKVHADPHPGNFLISKENTLIAIDFGCIKEVPDEFYYPYFELARTEVLQNDTLFMEQLYKLEILTATDSPEELLFFKALFKEMLSLFTAPFNETQFDFGADEFWLQIADLSQRYANDQQIRKMNGNRGSKHFLYMNRTFFGLYNLLHDLKAKVEVNSFRKYIE; from the coding sequence ATGAAAACGTTAGATAGAATACCCACAGGTAAAATAGAAAGAGCTAGTAAGTTGGTGAAAACGGGTGTTAAAATCGGTGGTAACTACGTTAAGTATTATGGTAAAAAATTAGTAAATCCCGAATTAACGCGAGATGAATTAAATGAAGATAATGCTGGCGATATTTATGACGGTTTAAAAACCTTAAAGGGGAGTGCCTTAAAAGTAGCACAAATGTTAAGTATGGATAAAAACATACTACCCTCTGCCTATGTAGAAAAGTTTTCGTTGTCCCAATTTTCTGTTCCGCCATTATCAGCGCCTTTGGTACGTAAAACCTTTAAAAAATACTTAGATAAATACCCCGAAGAAATCTTTGATACCTTCGATAAGGATTCTATTAATGCCGCAAGTATTGGTCAAGTGCATAAAGCCACCAAGGCGAACAAAGAATTGGCGGTTAAAATTCAATATCCAGGCGTAGCGCAAAGTATCAGTAGCGATTTGGCATTGGTAAAACCAATCGCTATTCGCATGTTTAACTTAAAAGGCAAAGATTCTGATAAGTTTTTCGAAGAAGTAGAGCACAAGTTAGTAGAAGAAACAAACTACTTACTCGAAATGAAACAAAGTCAGGAAATTACTAAGGCCTGTGCTATAATTCCGAATATGGAATTTCCAGTATACTATCCTGAATTATCCAGTGAACGGATTATTACTATGGACTGGATGCACGGAAAACACTTAAGTGAGTTTGCAAAAACTGATTTTGATGAAGCCACTGGAAATAAATTGGGGCAGGCCCTGTGGGATTTTTATATGTATCAAATTCACGGCTTACGGAAAGTACACGCTGATCCGCATCCAGGTAATTTTTTAATTAGTAAAGAAAATACCTTAATTGCCATCGATTTTGGATGTATTAAAGAAGTTCCAGATGAATTTTACTATCCTTATTTTGAATTAGCGCGGACGGAAGTTCTTCAGAACGACACATTATTCATGGAGCAATTGTACAAATTAGAAATTTTAACAGCGACAGACTCTCCAGAAGAATTACTATTTTTTAAAGCCTTATTTAAAGAAATGTTAAGCTTGTTTACGGCACCTTTTAACGAAACCCAATTCGATTTTGGAGCCGACGAGTTTTGGCTTCAGATTGCCGATTTAAGCCAGCGTTATGCCAATGACCAGCAAATTCGTAAAATGAATGGAAATAGGGGGTCTAAGCACTTTTTATATATGAACAGAACATTCTTTGGGCTGTACAACCTGCTACATGATTTAAAAGCAAAGGTTGAGGTAAATAGCTTTAGAAAATATATTGAGTAA